The following nucleotide sequence is from Triticum dicoccoides isolate Atlit2015 ecotype Zavitan chromosome 7B, WEW_v2.0, whole genome shotgun sequence.
CAACCGCGTCGCTTAATCGGAAGCCGCCGCCAGGGAGGAAGAGAACGGAGCGAGGAGCCATGGCCGCCCGGAACTTCTTCGTCCGATCCCCCAAGGAGGAGGAATCCAGCGCCGCCATCCGAGGTACCCACCCAGGAGAGAAAACACCATCTCCCACCCTCTTTCAGTTCCACCACCGTCCCGAATCCATCTGGAAACCGATGCTGTTAATTTTGTGCTTTCTCCTTCTTATGCTTGTATCCTGCGTGTGTGTTCTTGTTGCAGAGGCTGTCCTGTTGGGAGGGAAGAACGCCGCCATTGCTGGCACCGTGGTCGCGGTTCCCACGGTGCGTATTTGTGTGCTGAATTCTTGTGTGCATGCTCGCATATGTCCTGACTTCTGGCAGATCTGATCTTGTGCAGTTCGTTGCTTGCCGTGTCCTTCCTTGGGCTAAGCACAACCTGAACTACACCGCGCAAGCGCTCATCATATCGACAGGTACCATGCTACTGAATGATTCAGCCATCCTAATTACTTGATCAGTATCGGTGTTCTAGCTTCAGACAGTAGAAGGTGATACCGTACGTTAGATTGATGATGAAAGCCGTTTCTTCAAGGATCATGCGTATTGCTTTACCACTGTTGGATTTGTAGGTCGTCTGTAACTCAAAAGGAAGATTATTCTTGTTTGTCATTCATGCAACACAGAATTGGGAGTTTACTGAACTGAACAATAATATCCCTGTTGATTGGACAGCCTGTGTCGCCGGCTTCTTCATCACCGCGGATAAAACCATTCTGCGAAACGCAAGGCAAAACACCATCGGGAGGATCGACGAGTCGACTTGATCCAGGACTGTACAGAATCGCAGGCCCTCTGTTCCATCTATGATCCATGGATGGTGCTGCATGAGGAGACGTCGAATTTCAGTTTCAGTTTTTCTGTACCCTTGCAGTGTATGGAAGATTAAAGAGAGTTGTTGCTTTCTAGGGCAGTGGATCCCGTTTGCTCCCAGTTGAAAGTGGAATAAAAGATggaattttttccttgtttttttttttgctGGGAAAACCAAAGAGCTTTATTCATATGAAAGCATTTTTGGGATAGTCAGCCAATAGGCTGGTCACCAAAAAGCTAGGAGTCTCGATATCGGTCACATTCAAAGTGCAAGCACGCTTTGCACAAAAATGCGCCGGGATGttagctgacctgtttacatgctgaatatcaAACGAAGTAAAATTATTACATAGCTCTCCTATCTCTAACAATAAATGAGCCACAATTGAACGAGAATTCTGGCGAGTATTCCAGAGTGTCACCATCTCCAAGCAATCAGTTTCCATACCACGTGGCGAGAATCCTCGAAGAGAAGCGAAACGAACTCCATCTCGTAGTGATAAACCCTCCATAATCAAGGGATCAGAGATACCCAAATATGGTTTGCACCATGCTCCTAGGAGCGCCGAAGAGGACCGAGCCACCCCTCCCGCACCGCCCCTGCCATCTGCTAAGTTTAAGGCACCGTCCGTAGTAATCTTGACGACACCCTCATCAGGTGGTCTCCAGCCGAATCCAGGCAGGATCATCGCATCTCGTCGTGGTAGATGAAGGAGGGTGATCGCCTCCTTGGTGGCCCTGATCGTAGCCGTTGGATTCCTCCCCTCTTCGCCGTGCTTGATCCGATTCCGGGAGTGCCATATAGACCACATTATCGTGGTGATCTTGGCGCGGTCATCGTCTATAAACCGAGGATCACATGTGATATCCGCGCCCATGAGTCTGGATGAAGACGAGGCAATCTATGGCCAAACCAGGCACATGCTTCTTCCCAGAAGCACTTTGCATGTGAACAATGTATGAGTGCATGCTCCAGATTTTCGTCCATAGCCAAACAAACTTTCCATCGACGAATCTCTGCAATATGTCGATAGTTGAGAGTGACCTCATCTGGGAGAATTCCACGAAGAACCCTCCACCAGAACACTCTAACCTTCGGAATGACATTCAATTTCCATAGGGATTTCCACAATTGTGTATCATACTCTGAGGTTCCGGTAGCCTCCCCTTCCTCTAGAGCAACACGCTACGAGAGCACGGTACGCCGTCTTCACAGTGTAGTTCCCCGATCTTTCGAATGCCGATGCAAGAAAatcatctcctcctccttgccGAATAGGGATGTTCAATATTGTTTCAGCATCAGGAGCAATGAAACTATGTCGAACAAGCTCTTATCTCCACGACCAGTTAGATGGATCTATAAGCTCACATACACGATCAATGGTCGTCTGTTGTAGCCGAAAAATAGGAGACATAGATAGTGTACCTGGGATCCACTTGTCGTTCCAGACCGAAATGGAGGAGCCATCGCCCACTCGAGAGATCAGTCCGTGTAGAAGGGCTTCCCTTCCTGCCATGATCTCCCTCCAAGTGGACGACGCCGACTTGGGTATGGTAGCATGCATGAAGTCAGTGTCGGGGAAGTAGCGGCCCTTCAAAACTCTTGCACAAAGGAAATTCGGGTTGGTGAGGAAGCGCCACCCGTGCTTACCCAACATAGCAAGATTAAAAAGATGCGGGTCTCAGAAACCCATCCCGCCCTTACACTTGGGTGTAGCTAGCTCCTTCCAggacacccaatgcaatgatttcttGTCAAGAGAGCTACTCCAAAAATATTTGGCCATTGGTGAAGTAAGACTCTTACAAACTTTCTTGGTCAGTAGGAAAGTACTCATTGGATAAGTATGAATAGATTGAACGACCAATTTGAGAAGAGTCTCTCGGCCTGCACACGCCAATAATTTTTCCGACCAGCCTTGTATTTTCCCGCGAGCTCCTTCGCTGATGTGATCAAATGTGCCACTGGTGATCCGACCCACAGGAGTAGGAAGCCCCAGGTATTTCTCACTGAATGCTTTCACATGGATATTCAGTGTTGCTTGCAGAACCTGCCTCAACGAATCAATAGTGTTGGTACTGAAATATATTGAACTTTTATCACGATTAACACTTTGGCCCGAAGCCTCTCCATAGATCCTGAGAATATCATTTAGTCTAAGAGCACTTGGATTACTTGCATTGACGAAAATCAGACTATCATCTGCAAATAATAAATGTGTGACCCATGGTGATCTGTAACTCACTCTCAAGCCCTTGTCAATAGTTACTCCATTGTAGTATTTTAACAATGAGGAAAAGCCTTCTGCACATAGCAGAAAAATGTATGGTGAAACTGGATCACCTTGTCGGAATCCTCTGGATGGTGTGAGGTATGGTAACAGTTCACCGTTGACACGCACCAAAAACCGAAGAGAGGAGACACACTTCATTATTAATCTAACAAAGCTCATACAGAAGCCCAGCCGAACTAGTATAGCTTCGAGATAATGCCACTCAACGCGGTAATATGATTTCATCATGTCAAGCTTGACCGCGCATGAGAAattcttgcccttcttcctccgcgTCATGGTATGTACGCTTTCATACGCAACTAGAACATTGTCGGTAATGAGGCAGCCGGGACAAAAGcactttgttcttcactgataaccTCGTCCATAATATATCTCAAACGATTGGTGATTTCCTTTGCTGCAATCTTGTACAAAACTAGGCAATAGGACGGTATTGCGATATTGATTGAGGGTGTCTGACCTTGTGGATGAGAGTAATAGAAGTGTCATTCAGTCCCGATGGTAGCTCCCCCCATTGAGAAAATCAAGCACTGCCTAGGTTATGTCATTACCAAGTAAATCCCAATGACGCTGATAAAAACATGCAGTAAAACCATCAACATCGGGTGCCTTTGATGGAGTCATTTGAAACAGCACCACTTTGACTTCCTCCGGGGTGTAGGGTTTGGATAATTCAAAGTTCATCGCTTGTGTCACCTTGACCGGCACATGCGATAACAACAGCTGGGGGTCGGCAAACCCTTGTGATTCATATAACTGTTGGTAAAAAGTTTGCACCCCAGCCTTATCCTCA
It contains:
- the LOC119338701 gene encoding early nodulin-93-like; its protein translation is MAARNFFVRSPKEEESSAAIREAVLLGGKNAAIAGTVVAVPTFVACRVLPWAKHNLNYTAQALIISTACVAGFFITADKTILRNARQNTIGRIDEST